CGCCTGTTTTTATGGCCTTAAAAAATACCAATTGCGCCACAAATCCTGCCAGGATCCCCGCAAGAATAAGAAGCGACACAGACCTGATCCCTATTTTTCCGATAGACGAAAAACCCGGGGTTAGAATCAGAACTATGCCTACACCCAGGAATACCCCAAAGGATCTTACAATATATGCCGTAGAAGGTTCAACCGAGGAAAGGCCTATTTTTTCTAAAAAAGGCACAAATCCCCAAATAAGCGCGGTAAGCAATGCAAGAAAAAAAGGATCCATAAAATTTATCTCATTGAATTTATTTTGATAAGGCCATTCAAAGAAAGCAAATCACAAAACCTCAACTCAATAATTTTAAAGAATTTAAATAAAATTTTTCTACCACTGTTTTTATCAACGGTTTTGTATCAAATAAATTGTGTAACATTTTACCCTTCATATTACAAAAAAACAACTTGATATGCTCACCTTTCCACAAAATGCCAATAGAATGTTTATCCGCTGAATCTGATAGGAAGTGGCCTTAAGGCCACCCCCTCTCAACAGAGCAGAAGGCAAGCTTTTTTCTTAAACTAAGACAAACAACGAG
Above is a genomic segment from Candidatus Brocadiaceae bacterium containing:
- a CDS encoding EamA family transporter; amino-acid sequence: MDPFFLALLTALIWGFVPFLEKIGLSSVEPSTAYIVRSFGVFLGVGIVLILTPGFSSIGKIGIRSVSLLILAGILAGFVAQLVFFKAIKTGEISRVVPITSCAPLFAFIFGWIFLGEAITFSKIMGMLLILGGLLLLK